A genome region from Senegalia massiliensis includes the following:
- a CDS encoding nicotinate phosphoribosyltransferase, producing MTKIDWQDKKNLTMLADFYELTMANGYLEHGLHEKIAYFDMFFRRIPDNGGFAIMAGVEQLIEYLKNLHFSEEDIDYLREKNMFSVKFLDYLRDFKFECDVWAVKEGMPIFPREPIVKVRGPVIQAQFIETMILLTINHQSLIATKANRIVRAAAGRPVLEFGSRRAQGYDGATLGARASYIGGCDGTACTIADRDYNIPATGTMAHSWVQLFETEEEAFRTYAKTYPDNCVLLVDTYDVLKSGVPNAIKVFKEEVVEKGYRPKGVRLDSGDIAYLSKAVRKMLDEAGLEDCKIVASNSLDEYIIRELLLQDAKVDSFGVGERLITSKSEPVFGGVYKLVAVEKDESIIPKIKVSANVEKITTPGAKDLYRLYDKETGKAIADLVTMEGEKVYEDRPYELFNPLYTWKRKKVYNFKAEKILTKIFDKGKCIYESPNVDNIKRFCKEQIDTLWEEVLRFEHPHKYYVDLSYDLWKIKDDLLKEYSIEKLS from the coding sequence ATGACAAAAATTGATTGGCAAGATAAGAAAAATCTAACAATGCTTGCAGATTTTTATGAACTTACTATGGCAAATGGATATTTAGAACATGGGTTACATGAAAAAATAGCATATTTTGATATGTTTTTTAGACGGATTCCAGATAATGGTGGATTTGCAATAATGGCAGGAGTAGAACAATTAATAGAATATCTTAAAAATCTACATTTTTCAGAGGAAGATATAGACTACTTAAGAGAAAAGAATATGTTTAGTGTTAAATTTCTAGATTATCTAAGAGATTTTAAATTTGAATGTGATGTATGGGCAGTAAAAGAAGGAATGCCAATATTTCCAAGAGAGCCAATTGTAAAAGTAAGAGGACCTGTCATACAAGCTCAATTTATAGAAACTATGATACTTTTAACTATAAATCATCAAAGTTTGATTGCAACAAAAGCTAATAGAATAGTAAGGGCTGCAGCTGGGAGACCAGTACTTGAATTTGGTTCAAGAAGGGCTCAGGGGTATGATGGCGCTACTTTGGGAGCAAGAGCATCATATATTGGTGGATGTGATGGAACTGCTTGTACTATAGCTGATAGAGATTATAATATACCTGCTACAGGAACTATGGCTCATAGTTGGGTGCAGCTATTTGAAACAGAAGAAGAAGCATTTAGAACTTATGCAAAGACATACCCAGATAATTGTGTATTATTAGTTGATACTTACGACGTACTTAAGTCAGGAGTACCTAATGCAATTAAAGTTTTTAAAGAAGAAGTAGTAGAAAAAGGTTATAGACCAAAAGGAGTAAGACTTGATAGTGGAGATATAGCATATCTTTCAAAAGCAGTTAGAAAGATGCTTGATGAAGCAGGACTAGAAGATTGTAAGATAGTAGCATCAAATTCATTAGATGAATACATAATACGTGAATTACTTCTTCAAGATGCAAAAGTAGATTCATTTGGTGTAGGCGAAAGACTTATAACATCTAAATCTGAACCTGTATTTGGTGGTGTTTATAAACTTGTAGCTGTAGAAAAGGATGAAAGTATAATACCAAAAATTAAAGTAAGTGCTAATGTTGAAAAAATCACAACACCAGGTGCTAAAGATCTTTATAGGTTGTATGATAAAGAAACAGGTAAAGCTATAGCAGATTTAGTTACAATGGAAGGAGAAAAGGTGTACGAAGATAGACCATATGAATTGTTTAATCCTTTATATACTTGGAAAAGAAAAAAAGTTTACAATTTTAAAGCAGAAAAGATACTTACAAAAATATTTGATAAAGGAAAATGTATATATGAAAGTCCTAATGTAGATAATATAAAAAGATTTTGTAAGGAACAAATAGATACTCTTTGGGAAGAAGTATTAAGATTTGAACATCCTCATAAATATTATGTAGATTTATCATATGATTTATGGAAAATAAAAGATGACTTACTAAAAGA